The Nocardia sp. NBC_01329 sequence AACAGCACACCGGTATCGAAGGGCACCCATTCGGCACCGATCCGCCCCAGTACCCGTTCGAGCTGAGCCGCGGCGCTCTCGTCGGCGAAGAACTCCGGATGCCGCACTTCCACGGCCGGCGGCAACCCCGCGGGCAGCCCCCGGAAGAACATCGCCAGCGCACCCAGATCCGCCGGCCCGAACGAGGCAGGCAACTGCACCCACAGCGCGTGCAGCCGCGACCCGAGCGGTTCCATCGTGTCGAGGAACTGACGCAGTTCGGTGTCCACCCCGGACAGGCGGCGCTCATGAGTGATGAGCTTGGGCAGTTTGATCACGAACCGGAAATCCGGTTCGGTCTGATTCGCCCAGTTCTCCACGGTCCGCCGAGCCGGCACCGCGTAGAACGTCGTATTCCCCTCCACCGCGTTGCACCACCGCGCGTAGCCACGCAGTTTGTCCCCGCGCACCGGCCACGCGGTGTGTGTCCACATGGCACAGCCGACGTGGAGCCGCACACTCAACGCTTCAGCCCGTGGATTCCCGCGACGACCTTCTCGATCACCGACGCCGGCAGCAGCCGCCGCAGCAGGAAGACGATCGGCGCCCGGCTCCCCCTCGCGTACAACGGTTTCG is a genomic window containing:
- a CDS encoding DUF72 domain-containing protein, which codes for MWTHTAWPVRGDKLRGYARWCNAVEGNTTFYAVPARRTVENWANQTEPDFRFVIKLPKLITHERRLSGVDTELRQFLDTMEPLGSRLHALWVQLPASFGPADLGALAMFFRGLPAGLPPAVEVRHPEFFADESAAAQLERVLGRIGAEWVPFDTGVLFAGPATSPAEFEARSKKPRLPRRMKALTGAPIVRYHGRDDSDVTVAGWRPWVEQTAEWLREGRSPTVFLHTPDNASSRDLARRFHDEVRLLVPEIEPLPDPADAEPMTLF